The Pelecanus crispus isolate bPelCri1 chromosome 7, bPelCri1.pri, whole genome shotgun sequence genome includes a window with the following:
- the LOC104034192 gene encoding haloacid dehalogenase-like hydrolase domain-containing 5: protein MRRALPPLRALLRAGAAGRPPWLPALSGLCGPPAGLPAPAAEGSGGSQLNIPPSFGFLFDIDGVLVRGKTPIPAAKTAFQKLVNSQGQFLVPVVFVTNAGNCLRQKKADQLSHLLGVPISQDQVMMSHSPLRMFKRYHEKCVLVSGQGPLLDIAQDLGFCQPITIETLREKHPLLDVVDHDRRPKVLYPSAVELPKIEAVVLFGEPVRWETNLQLIIDVLLTSGYPGNPYHHENYPHIPVLACNMDLMWVAEAQSPRFGHGTFMVCLENIYKKITGKDLKYEALMGKPSKLTYQYAEYLIRAQAAERQWKQPIQTLYAVGDNLMTDVYGANLYNRYLEENSRKGSKSRIQAKVAGGRGSATLSQDDEIDNSWETELASAAAARCRSVLVCTGVYNPHTEVPLDTRESITETVFHGHRDFRFDPGLVEPDHIVPDVDAAVDLVFQLENFAPN, encoded by the exons ATgcggcgggcgctgccgccgctccgCGCTCTCCTCAGGGCCGGCGCCGCGGGACGGCCGCCCTGGCTGCCGGCGCTCAGCGGGCTCTGCGGCCCGCCGGCCGGCCTCCCAGCGCCGGCGGCTGAGGGGAGCGGCGGCAGTCAG CTCAACATACCTCCatcctttggttttctttttgacatTGACGGTGTACTAGTACGAGGAAAAACCCCGATTCCTGCTGCAAAAACAGCCTTTCAAAAGCTAGTTAATTCTCAGGGACAATTCTTGGTGCCTGTAGTATTTGTCACCAATGCAGGGAATTGCCTTCGCCAGAAAAAAGCTGATCAGCTGTCTCATCTACTGGGAGTTCCA ATTTCACAAGATCAAGTGATGATGTCACACAGTCCTCTGCGGATGTTCAAACGTTATCATGAAAAATGTGTTCTTGTATCTGGACAAGGACCACTACTTGATATTGCTCAaga CCTTGGTTTCTGTCAACCTATTACCATTGAAACGTTGCGGGAGAAACACCCTTTGCTAGATGTAGTTGACCATGACAGAAGACCTAAAGTTCTG tACCCTTCTGCTGTGGAGCTTCCCAAGATTGAGG ctgttgttttgtttggggagCCAGTCAGATGGGAAACCAACCTCCAGTTGATAATAGATGTTTTGTTGACAAGTGGTTATCCTGGAAATCCGTATCACCATGAAAATTACCCTCACATTCCTGTACTTGCCTGTAACATGGATCTGATGTGGGTAGCTGAAGCACAGTCTCCAAG GTTTGGGCATGGAACGTTCATGGtttgtttggaaaacatttaCAAGAAGATCACTGGCAAAGATCTGAAATATGAGGCCTTAATGGGCAAACCTAGTAAACTGACCTACCAGTATGCAGAATACCTCATCAGGGCCCAGGCAGCAGAAAGACAATGGAAGCAACCTATTCAAACTCTTTATGCTGTCGG AGATAATCTCATGACTGATGTCTATGGTGCTAACCTTTACAATCGCTATCTGGAAGAGAACTCCAGAAAAGGTTCAAAATCACGGATTCAGGCCAAAGTTGCTGGTGGAAGGGGATCTGCCACTCTCTCTCAGGATGATGAAATAGACAACAGTTGGGAGACTGAATTAgcatctgcagctgctgcccgcTGTAGGTCTGTTCTTGTTTGTACTGGGGTTTACAACCCTCACACAGAGGTACCCTTGGATACCAGGGAGAGCATAACTGAAACGGTGTTCCATGGCCACAGAGATTTTAGATTTGATCCTGGTTTAGTAGAACCAGATCATATTGTACCAGATGTTGATGCTGCTGTAGACCTGGTCTTCCAGCTGGAGAACTTTGCACCTAATTGA